In Penaeus vannamei isolate JL-2024 chromosome 4, ASM4276789v1, whole genome shotgun sequence, a single window of DNA contains:
- the LOC113819357 gene encoding cuticle protein 7-like, giving the protein MFTKAVVALALVAVAASAPSQPAYGYAPQPAYEVPAKYDFNYAVKDDYSGNDFGHQEARDGYDTQGAYYVLLPDGRLQKVAYTVNGDSGYVAEVSYEGEAQYPEYKPAPYHPEPAYKPVSAYKPAPSYKPAPAYKPTPAYA; this is encoded by the exons ATGTTCACCAAG GCTGTCGTTGCCCTCGCCCTCGTGGCCGTTGCTGCCTCTGCTCCTTCTCAGCCAGCCTATGGCTATGCTCCTCAGCCAGCTTATGAG GtccctgccaagtacgacttcaactacgccgtgaaggacgactactccggcaacgacttcggtcaccaggaggcccgtgatggctatgacacccagggagcctactacgtcctccttcccgacggtcgtctgcagaaggtcgcctacactgtcaacggcgactccggctacgtggctgaggtcagctacgagggtgaggcccagtacccTGAGTACAAGCCAGCTCCTTATCATCCTGAACCTGCATACAAGCCAGTCTCCGCTTACAAGCCCGCCCCTTCATACAAACCTGCCCCAGCCTATAAGCCTACACCTGCCTATGCTTAA